A single genomic interval of Halorubrum aethiopicum harbors:
- a CDS encoding ABC transporter ATP-binding protein: MSSAEWEDDDPFEEQRAEVENPMKRLFAEYGRPYLPQVSVGVLASVFARLLDLLPPLMLGIAIDAVFYEDALFSEQIPLVVLPDAWLPAGRGEQFWFTVAVIAGAFALGAAFHWVRNWGFNAFAQHIQHDVRTDTYDRMQRLNMEFFSDKQTGEMMSILSNDVNRLERFLNDGMNSLFRLAVMVVGIGGLLVWINWQLALVALLPVPVIAGFTYLFIKTIQPKYAAVRSSVGKMNSRLENNLGGIQVIKSSNTEPYESDRVDDVSMDYFDANWDAIGTRIKFFPALRVLAGIGFVFTFVVGGLWVFEGSAPGPFSGDLSVGMFVVFILYTQRFIWPMAQFGQIINMYQRARASSERIFGLMDEPSKLEQDADAPDLVVEEGEVVYDDVTFGYDDEPTIRNVDFAVEGGETLALVGPTGAGKSTVLKLLLRMYDVDEGEIRIDGQDVSEVTLRSLRRSIGYVGQSSYLFYGTVRENITYGAFEATDEEVREAAKAAEAHAFIENLPDGYDTMVGERGVKLSGGQRQRVTIARAVLKDPDVLVLDEATSDVDTETEMLIQRSIDRLTADRTTFAIAHRLSTIRDADTILVLEDGEIVERGSHDELLENGRLYAHLWGVQAGEIDELPQEFIDRAQERTARVLEDAEGDDD, from the coding sequence ATGAGTAGCGCCGAGTGGGAGGACGACGACCCGTTCGAGGAGCAGCGCGCGGAGGTCGAGAACCCGATGAAGCGGCTGTTCGCCGAGTACGGTCGCCCGTACCTCCCGCAGGTGTCCGTCGGAGTCCTCGCCAGCGTCTTCGCGCGGCTGCTCGACCTCCTCCCGCCGCTCATGCTGGGGATCGCCATCGACGCGGTGTTCTACGAGGACGCGCTCTTCAGCGAGCAGATCCCGCTCGTCGTGCTCCCGGACGCGTGGCTCCCGGCGGGCCGGGGCGAGCAGTTCTGGTTCACGGTCGCCGTCATCGCCGGGGCGTTCGCGCTCGGCGCGGCGTTCCACTGGGTCCGCAACTGGGGGTTCAACGCCTTCGCCCAGCACATCCAACACGACGTGCGGACCGACACCTACGACCGGATGCAGCGGCTGAACATGGAGTTCTTCTCCGACAAGCAGACGGGCGAGATGATGTCCATCCTCTCGAACGACGTGAATCGCCTCGAGCGGTTCCTGAACGACGGGATGAACTCGCTGTTCCGGCTCGCCGTGATGGTCGTCGGCATCGGCGGACTCCTCGTGTGGATCAACTGGCAGCTCGCCCTCGTGGCGCTTCTACCCGTTCCGGTCATCGCCGGATTTACCTACCTCTTCATCAAGACGATCCAGCCGAAGTACGCCGCGGTGCGCTCCTCCGTCGGGAAGATGAACTCCCGGCTGGAGAACAACCTCGGCGGCATCCAGGTGATCAAGTCGTCGAACACCGAGCCGTACGAGTCCGACCGCGTCGACGACGTCTCGATGGACTACTTCGACGCCAACTGGGACGCGATCGGCACCCGGATCAAGTTCTTCCCGGCGCTGCGCGTGCTCGCGGGGATCGGCTTCGTGTTCACCTTCGTGGTCGGCGGCCTCTGGGTGTTCGAAGGGAGCGCGCCCGGCCCCTTCTCCGGCGACCTCTCCGTCGGGATGTTCGTCGTCTTCATCCTCTACACCCAGCGGTTCATCTGGCCGATGGCGCAGTTCGGCCAGATCATCAACATGTACCAGCGGGCCCGCGCCTCCTCCGAGCGCATCTTCGGGCTGATGGACGAGCCCTCGAAGCTCGAACAGGACGCCGACGCCCCGGACCTAGTCGTCGAGGAGGGCGAGGTCGTCTACGACGACGTCACCTTCGGCTACGACGACGAGCCGACGATCCGAAACGTCGACTTCGCCGTCGAGGGCGGCGAGACGCTCGCGCTCGTCGGGCCGACCGGGGCCGGGAAGTCGACCGTGCTCAAGCTGCTCCTCCGGATGTACGACGTCGACGAGGGCGAGATCCGGATCGACGGCCAGGACGTGAGCGAGGTCACGCTGCGGTCGCTGCGCCGGTCGATCGGCTACGTCGGGCAGTCGTCGTACCTGTTCTACGGCACCGTCCGCGAGAACATCACCTACGGGGCCTTCGAGGCGACCGACGAGGAGGTCCGCGAGGCCGCGAAGGCGGCGGAGGCGCACGCGTTCATCGAGAACCTGCCCGACGGCTACGACACGATGGTGGGCGAACGCGGCGTGAAGCTCTCGGGCGGCCAGCGCCAGCGGGTCACCATCGCCCGCGCGGTGTTGAAGGACCCGGACGTGCTCGTCCTCGACGAGGCCACCTCGGACGTGGACACGGAGACCGAGATGCTGATCCAGCGGTCGATAGACCGGCTCACGGCCGACCGCACGACGTTCGCGATCGCCCACCGGCTCTCGACGATCAGGGACGCCGACACCATCCTGGTGTTGGAGGACGGCGAGATCGTCGAACGGGGGAGCCACGACGAACTGCTGGAGAACGGGCGGCTGTACGCGCACCTCTGGGGCGTCCAGGCCGGCGAGATCGACGAGCTACCCCAGGAGTTCATCGACCGCGCCCAGGAGCGGACCGCGCGCGTGCTCGAGGACGCCGAGGGCGACGACGACTAG
- the rnz gene encoding ribonuclease Z, with amino-acid sequence MSLRVTFLGTGGAVPTTERAPSALFVNREGDRLLFDCGEGTQRQMMRAGTGFGIDHVFVSHLHGDHVLGIPGLVQTLGFNDRTEPLSIHCPPGTGEDLHDLVHVANHQPGFPIRIEEVAPGDVALDADGYEVRPFETTHRTVSQGYVLEEADRPGRFDRPKAEELGVPVGPAFGRLHAGESVELADGTVVEPEQVVGPPRPGRTLVYTADTRPRERTVEVAADADLLVHDATFAEGMADRARDTAHSTGREAGSIADRANAERLALVHVSSRYAADASPILREAREAFDGECLLPDDGTLIEVPFPDAEE; translated from the coding sequence ATGTCCCTTCGCGTCACCTTCCTCGGGACGGGCGGTGCCGTCCCCACCACCGAGCGCGCGCCGAGCGCCCTGTTTGTCAACCGCGAGGGCGACCGCCTGCTGTTCGACTGCGGCGAGGGCACCCAACGCCAGATGATGCGGGCCGGCACCGGCTTCGGGATCGATCACGTGTTCGTCTCGCACCTCCACGGCGATCACGTCCTCGGGATCCCCGGGCTCGTTCAGACGCTCGGGTTCAACGACCGGACCGAGCCGCTCTCGATCCACTGCCCGCCGGGAACCGGCGAGGACCTCCACGACCTCGTCCACGTCGCGAACCACCAGCCGGGGTTCCCGATCCGGATCGAGGAGGTCGCCCCCGGCGACGTCGCGCTCGACGCCGACGGCTACGAGGTCCGCCCCTTCGAGACGACACACCGCACCGTCTCACAGGGGTACGTCCTCGAGGAGGCGGACCGTCCCGGCCGGTTCGACCGCCCGAAGGCGGAGGAGCTCGGCGTCCCGGTCGGTCCGGCGTTCGGGCGGCTCCACGCCGGCGAGTCGGTCGAACTGGCGGACGGAACCGTCGTGGAGCCCGAGCAGGTCGTCGGGCCGCCGCGCCCCGGCCGGACGCTCGTCTACACGGCCGACACCCGACCCCGCGAGCGCACCGTCGAGGTCGCGGCGGACGCCGACCTCCTCGTCCACGACGCCACCTTCGCGGAGGGGATGGCCGACCGCGCCCGCGACACGGCCCACTCGACGGGCCGCGAGGCCGGGTCGATCGCGGACCGCGCGAACGCCGAGCGGCTGGCGCTCGTTCACGTCTCCTCGCGGTACGCGGCGGACGCGTCGCCCATCCTGCGGGAGGCTCGCGAGGCGTTCGACGGCGAGTGTCTCCTCCCCGACGACGGTACGCTGATCGAGGTCCCGTTCCCCGACGCCGAGGAGTGA
- a CDS encoding HFX_2341 family transcriptional regulator domain-containing protein, whose amino-acid sequence MDTTVPRVSERRVHVAPLGHEHDRIVEPLRSHGADVAYLLADAPDRDADRGTVDFEAAAAGPDGSRVDVDRLTDYQRDAWAEIAEFAAVRALPVELADVYDVLGVTTTVAARHDAGEPDGDRLFANVSTGPRIAAVGVAIACMVVGARPYSVEPEVHRHDVTETPLTAGVAATVDLPIYPMDAPTTDQVAVLGRLRERADRNVTTDKWNLIQWARERDLSFLREAGESRTAKYRALETHVLSPLRDRGYVELEDVGRSDTVRLTEIGRRVFFAFQHKLEES is encoded by the coding sequence ATGGACACAACGGTCCCACGGGTTTCCGAACGGCGCGTCCACGTCGCGCCGCTCGGCCACGAACACGACCGGATCGTCGAGCCCCTCCGCAGCCACGGCGCGGACGTGGCGTACCTGCTCGCGGACGCGCCCGACCGCGACGCCGACCGCGGCACCGTCGACTTCGAGGCCGCCGCCGCCGGTCCGGACGGGAGCCGCGTCGACGTGGACCGGCTGACCGACTACCAGCGCGACGCGTGGGCGGAGATCGCCGAGTTCGCCGCGGTCCGCGCGTTGCCCGTGGAGCTCGCGGACGTGTACGACGTGCTCGGCGTGACGACCACCGTCGCCGCCCGCCACGACGCGGGCGAGCCCGACGGCGACCGGCTGTTCGCCAACGTCTCGACGGGCCCGCGGATCGCCGCGGTCGGCGTCGCCATCGCGTGTATGGTCGTCGGCGCGCGGCCCTACAGCGTCGAGCCCGAGGTCCACCGCCACGACGTGACGGAGACGCCGCTCACCGCCGGCGTCGCGGCGACCGTCGACCTGCCGATCTATCCGATGGACGCGCCGACGACGGACCAGGTCGCGGTGCTCGGGCGGCTCCGCGAGCGGGCCGACCGGAACGTGACGACGGACAAGTGGAACCTGATCCAGTGGGCCCGCGAGCGCGACCTCTCGTTCCTGCGCGAGGCCGGCGAGAGCCGGACCGCGAAGTACCGCGCGCTGGAGACGCACGTCCTCTCGCCGCTCCGCGACCGCGGCTACGTCGAACTGGAGGACGTCGGGCGGTCGGACACGGTCCGCCTCACGGAGATCGGGCGGCGCGTCTTCTTCGCGTTCCAGCACAAGCTCGAGGAGTCCTGA
- a CDS encoding GTPBP1 family GTP-binding protein, protein MSADRSALRRAIERGERDGGAIEFKERLTREVHLADGRMESLVAQLRHRVLSGDGEATYVLGVTDDGGLAGVPPEAFSETMDVLSLLAEEADAHIADVETWSAGADGDGDAAGLVGLATVREGGMFEADDDHLVVGTAGHVDHGKSTLVGTLVTGRADDGQGGTRGFLDVQPHEVERGLSADLSYAVYGFADDADDAVRMDNPHRKSDRARIVEEADRLVSFVDTVGHEPWLHTTIRGLVGQKLDYGLLVVAADDGPTATTREHLGILLATELPTIVAITKADAVSDERLAAVEREVESTLRDAGQTPLLLDRHGVDVAVAEVGDGVVPVVRTSAVTKEGVDTLDRLFEALPKRATPERGTFRMYVDRSYKVTGVGAVASGTVNSGTVEAGDELLLGPMADGSFREVEVRSIEMHYHRVDKAKAGRIVGIALKGVDEAEIERGMALVPRDADPEPVREFDAEVMVLNHPTRIREGYEPVVHVETVSEAAAFAPEEGRLLPGDTGRTRVRFKFRPYLIEEGQRFVFREGSSKGVGTVRDVNPEEPSGADSQE, encoded by the coding sequence ATGAGCGCTGACCGGTCCGCGTTACGGCGGGCCATCGAGCGCGGCGAGCGCGACGGCGGGGCGATCGAGTTCAAGGAACGGCTCACTCGCGAGGTCCACCTGGCCGACGGCCGCATGGAATCGCTCGTGGCACAGCTCCGCCACCGGGTGCTCTCCGGCGACGGCGAGGCGACGTACGTCCTCGGCGTCACCGACGACGGCGGGCTCGCGGGGGTCCCGCCGGAGGCCTTCTCCGAGACGATGGACGTGCTCTCGCTGCTCGCCGAGGAGGCGGACGCCCACATCGCCGACGTGGAGACGTGGAGCGCCGGAGCCGACGGCGACGGCGACGCCGCGGGGCTCGTCGGGCTCGCGACCGTCCGCGAGGGCGGGATGTTCGAGGCCGACGACGACCACCTCGTGGTCGGGACGGCGGGCCACGTCGACCACGGGAAATCGACCCTCGTCGGAACGCTCGTCACCGGCCGGGCCGACGACGGCCAGGGCGGCACGCGCGGCTTCCTCGACGTCCAGCCCCACGAGGTCGAGCGCGGCCTCTCCGCGGACCTCTCGTACGCGGTGTACGGCTTCGCCGACGACGCGGACGACGCGGTCCGGATGGACAACCCCCACCGGAAGTCGGACCGCGCGCGGATCGTCGAGGAGGCGGACCGGCTGGTCTCGTTCGTCGACACCGTGGGCCACGAGCCGTGGCTCCACACGACGATCCGCGGACTGGTCGGCCAGAAGCTCGACTACGGCCTGCTCGTCGTCGCGGCCGACGACGGCCCGACGGCGACGACCCGCGAGCACCTCGGGATCCTGCTCGCGACCGAACTCCCGACGATCGTCGCGATCACGAAGGCGGACGCCGTGAGCGACGAGCGGCTCGCCGCGGTCGAACGCGAGGTGGAGTCGACGCTCCGGGACGCCGGCCAGACCCCGCTCTTGCTCGACCGTCACGGCGTCGACGTCGCGGTCGCGGAGGTGGGCGACGGGGTCGTCCCCGTGGTCCGGACCAGCGCGGTGACGAAGGAGGGCGTCGACACGCTCGACCGGCTGTTCGAGGCGCTACCGAAGCGCGCGACGCCGGAACGCGGGACGTTCCGGATGTACGTCGACCGCAGCTACAAGGTGACGGGCGTCGGCGCGGTCGCCTCCGGAACGGTCAACTCCGGCACCGTCGAGGCGGGCGACGAGCTCCTCCTCGGCCCGATGGCGGACGGCTCCTTCCGCGAGGTGGAGGTCCGGTCGATCGAGATGCACTACCACCGCGTCGACAAGGCGAAGGCCGGCCGGATCGTCGGGATCGCGTTGAAGGGCGTCGACGAGGCGGAGATCGAACGCGGGATGGCCCTCGTGCCCCGCGACGCCGACCCCGAGCCGGTCCGCGAGTTCGACGCGGAGGTGATGGTGCTCAACCACCCGACGCGGATCCGCGAGGGGTACGAGCCGGTCGTCCACGTCGAGACCGTCTCGGAGGCGGCCGCGTTCGCGCCCGAGGAGGGACGGCTTCTGCCGGGCGACACCGGCCGAACTCGGGTGCGATTCAAGTTCCGCCCGTACCTGATCGAGGAGGGTCAGCGCTTCGTCTTCCGCGAGGGATCGAGCAAGGGTGTCGGAACCGTTCGCGACGTGAACCCGGAGGAGCCGTCGGGAGCTGATTCACAAGAATAA
- a CDS encoding cell division inhibitor has translation MYATTLALVGATGGAGTTRTAVELAAVGARGGRDVAVIDAAFATQGLSEYVHGRIGTDLTALVADEAGASLSAAAYPIAGGGGSGGRDDRGTLSGRADVVPARAPFERVARAKTAEAARRLERRIDEAATAYDAVIVDASPVASNEAVAAVTAAESVAAVRPATPHGSDALQRLHGRVADVGASVDATVAVSRGIDGEPEGSAADADVTLPATDPRVAAAPAAATGDGAYPRAVADAYARLFDTTLEVDFSEAGLLERIRS, from the coding sequence ATGTACGCGACGACGCTCGCGCTCGTCGGGGCGACCGGCGGCGCGGGGACGACACGGACGGCCGTCGAGCTGGCGGCGGTCGGCGCGCGCGGCGGTCGGGATGTGGCGGTCATCGACGCCGCGTTCGCGACGCAGGGGCTCTCCGAGTACGTCCACGGCCGGATCGGGACCGACCTCACGGCGCTCGTCGCCGACGAGGCCGGCGCGTCGCTGTCGGCGGCGGCGTACCCGATCGCGGGCGGCGGAGGATCCGGCGGCAGGGACGATCGCGGGACCCTGTCGGGCCGCGCCGACGTCGTCCCCGCTCGGGCCCCGTTCGAGCGGGTCGCCCGCGCGAAGACCGCCGAGGCGGCGCGCAGGCTCGAACGGCGGATCGACGAGGCGGCGACCGCCTACGACGCGGTGATCGTCGACGCGTCGCCGGTGGCGTCGAACGAGGCGGTCGCGGCGGTCACGGCCGCGGAGAGCGTCGCCGCGGTCCGTCCCGCCACCCCGCACGGCAGCGACGCCCTCCAGCGGCTCCACGGCCGGGTCGCCGACGTGGGCGCGAGCGTCGACGCGACGGTCGCGGTGTCTCGCGGGATCGACGGCGAGCCCGAGGGATCGGCCGCCGACGCCGACGTGACCCTCCCGGCGACGGACCCGCGCGTGGCGGCCGCGCCCGCGGCCGCGACCGGCGACGGAGCGTATCCGCGGGCGGTCGCCGACGCGTACGCCCGGCTCTTCGATACGACGCTCGAGGTCGACTTCTCGGAGGCGGGGCTGCTCGAACGGATCCGGTCATAG
- a CDS encoding ABC transporter substrate-binding protein has protein sequence MPRNDTPRRNLSRRRLLASGTALSTSVLLAGCAGGGGGDGSGDGGSDDGSGGDGSTLYFAQVKGPLDMDPVVMNDVPSAQITGQIFDGIYEYGDGVGIQPKIAAEMPTVERDGTRFIVPIREDAEFQNGDPVTAEDVIHTMTAPVEEQTENAPEVNMIDSAEAIDEHTAQFDLSYPYGAFTIAMVRSVVNASVRQEDTEAYNQDPVGSGPYQLVEWEPENYATVERWDDYWDGDNLPEIARIEFDPIEEQTTRVTELETGNVDIIETIPPQLYETVESNENASITQEPGVGYFYLAFNCADGPTSDPLVREAVDYCFSMDQAIENFVEPSGVRQYSPYPSSISEEWDFPVDEWSEIPHGQDVEEAQALFEEAGVPMDYDWRIIVPPDDMREQIGISIGDGLQNAGFENVQVQRLDWGTFTETYQSDDGPNSEDDYNMYTLGWSGAPDPDAFAYNLLSQEADGVTNGTFHGYDEASEMLTQARESADREERRQLYVDATTTLLEGRVHLPAYNLNNSYGVRSAVEGFSAHPISSEIQIEGVSVSR, from the coding sequence ATGCCCCGCAACGATACACCACGACGAAATCTGAGCCGCAGACGGCTCCTCGCGAGCGGAACCGCCCTCTCGACGTCGGTCCTCCTCGCCGGCTGTGCCGGCGGTGGCGGCGGAGACGGAAGCGGTGACGGCGGAAGCGACGACGGAAGCGGTGGTGACGGCTCGACGCTGTATTTCGCGCAGGTGAAAGGTCCACTCGACATGGACCCGGTCGTGATGAACGACGTGCCCTCCGCCCAGATCACGGGCCAGATCTTCGACGGGATCTACGAGTACGGCGACGGCGTCGGCATTCAACCGAAGATCGCCGCCGAGATGCCGACCGTCGAGCGGGACGGCACGCGATTCATCGTCCCGATCCGTGAGGACGCCGAGTTCCAGAACGGCGACCCCGTCACCGCGGAGGACGTCATCCACACGATGACGGCCCCCGTCGAGGAGCAGACGGAGAACGCCCCGGAGGTCAACATGATCGACAGCGCGGAGGCGATCGACGAACACACCGCGCAGTTCGACCTCTCGTACCCGTACGGCGCGTTCACCATCGCCATGGTCCGCAGCGTCGTCAACGCCTCCGTCCGTCAGGAGGACACCGAGGCGTACAACCAGGACCCCGTCGGCTCGGGGCCCTACCAGCTCGTCGAGTGGGAGCCGGAGAACTACGCGACCGTCGAGCGGTGGGACGACTACTGGGACGGCGACAACCTCCCGGAGATCGCGCGGATCGAGTTCGATCCGATCGAAGAGCAGACGACGCGGGTCACCGAACTGGAGACGGGCAACGTCGACATCATCGAGACGATCCCGCCGCAGCTGTACGAGACCGTCGAGAGCAACGAGAACGCAAGCATCACCCAGGAACCCGGGGTCGGCTACTTCTACCTCGCGTTCAACTGCGCCGACGGTCCGACGAGCGACCCCCTCGTCAGGGAGGCGGTCGACTACTGCTTCTCGATGGACCAGGCGATCGAGAACTTCGTCGAGCCGTCCGGGGTGCGACAGTACAGCCCCTACCCGTCGTCCATCTCCGAGGAGTGGGACTTCCCCGTCGACGAGTGGTCCGAGATCCCGCACGGACAGGACGTCGAGGAGGCGCAGGCGCTGTTCGAGGAGGCCGGCGTCCCGATGGACTACGACTGGCGGATCATCGTCCCGCCGGACGACATGCGCGAACAGATCGGCATCTCGATCGGCGACGGCCTCCAGAACGCCGGTTTCGAGAACGTCCAGGTCCAGCGGCTCGACTGGGGAACGTTCACCGAGACCTACCAGAGCGACGACGGTCCCAATAGCGAGGACGACTACAACATGTACACGCTCGGGTGGTCCGGTGCCCCGGACCCGGACGCGTTCGCGTACAACCTCCTGAGCCAGGAGGCGGACGGCGTGACCAACGGGACCTTCCACGGCTACGACGAGGCCTCCGAGATGCTGACGCAGGCCCGCGAGTCCGCCGACCGCGAGGAGCGCCGGCAGCTCTACGTCGACGCGACGACGACGCTCCTCGAGGGGCGGGTCCACCTCCCGGCGTACAACCTGAACAACTCCTACGGCGTCCGCAGCGCCGTCGAGGGCTTCAGCGCACACCCCATCTCGAGCGAGATCCAGATCGAGGGCGTCTCGGTCTCGCGGTGA
- a CDS encoding transcription initiation factor IIB, with product MSKAPSTRVRSRRSRNPRAASTSARVDRADRTDRTDRTDRVGTADAAETTSTAPAVRDEECPECGGRTELDSAERACVDCGLVLEADRIDHGPEWRSFADDDTDPKRTGAPLTRSRHDRGLSTEIGRSTRLKGRKRRRMARMRTQHNRARISTKRDRNKVYAYTEIRRLTGALELPTSLRDTACALFDSAQSESLLRGRSLEGFAAACVYVACRTADVARTVGEVCAEAKATEAEHRAAFDAMNRELGLPIGPAAPAEYLPRFASELEVDSAVEARARHLADRAVEEGIANGRNPVGVAAACLYTAARQCDADYTQQEAADVAGVTPVTVRRTYVELREE from the coding sequence ATGAGCAAGGCACCCTCGACTCGCGTCCGTTCGCGCCGTTCCCGGAACCCCCGCGCCGCCTCGACGTCCGCCCGCGTCGATCGCGCCGACCGCACCGACCGCACCGACCGCACCGACCGCGTCGGCACCGCCGACGCCGCCGAGACGACCTCGACCGCGCCCGCCGTCCGCGACGAGGAGTGCCCCGAGTGCGGGGGTCGCACCGAACTCGACAGCGCGGAGCGCGCCTGCGTCGACTGCGGGCTCGTCCTCGAGGCCGACCGGATCGACCACGGCCCCGAGTGGCGCTCGTTCGCGGACGACGACACGGACCCCAAGCGCACGGGCGCGCCGCTGACGCGCTCGCGGCACGACCGCGGGCTCTCGACGGAGATCGGCCGCTCGACCCGGCTCAAGGGGCGCAAGCGCCGGCGGATGGCCCGGATGCGCACCCAGCACAACCGCGCGCGGATCTCCACGAAGCGCGACCGCAACAAGGTGTACGCCTACACCGAGATCCGGCGGCTCACCGGCGCGCTGGAGCTGCCGACGAGCCTCCGGGACACCGCCTGCGCGCTCTTCGACTCCGCGCAGTCGGAGAGCCTGCTCCGGGGGCGCTCGCTCGAGGGGTTCGCGGCCGCCTGCGTCTACGTCGCCTGCCGCACCGCCGACGTCGCCCGGACCGTCGGCGAGGTGTGCGCGGAGGCGAAGGCGACCGAGGCGGAACACCGCGCGGCCTTCGACGCGATGAACCGCGAGCTCGGCCTCCCGATCGGTCCGGCCGCGCCCGCCGAGTACCTCCCGCGGTTCGCGAGCGAGCTCGAGGTCGACTCCGCCGTCGAGGCGCGCGCCCGCCACCTCGCCGACCGCGCCGTCGAGGAGGGGATCGCGAACGGCCGCAACCCCGTCGGCGTCGCCGCCGCCTGCCTGTACACCGCGGCGCGCCAGTGTGACGCCGACTACACCCAGCAGGAGGCCGCCGACGTCGCGGGCGTCACGCCCGTGACGGTCCGCCGGACGTACGTCGAACTGCGGGAGGAGTGA
- a CDS encoding DUF7858 family protein — translation MTLSDIAAGLEVTASQHDRGVAVADDTETPLADRLREHAEDLPCTPEATATLVDAYTAGRSVGDAAADAGVAPMTAAKALHRCGVAGVCPLAPTRRGVVRDWLDGRIARSEAAALVGGDDADFALATYVETHDPLPAVADVVDAKLAGSSPLGSGLGADDPLDDALGSPGDLR, via the coding sequence ATGACGCTGTCGGACATCGCGGCGGGTCTCGAGGTGACCGCCAGCCAGCACGACCGGGGGGTCGCCGTCGCCGACGACACGGAGACGCCGCTGGCCGATCGCCTGCGCGAGCACGCCGAGGACCTGCCGTGTACGCCGGAGGCGACCGCGACGCTCGTGGACGCGTACACGGCCGGCCGGAGCGTCGGCGACGCCGCCGCGGACGCCGGGGTCGCGCCCATGACCGCCGCGAAGGCGCTTCACCGCTGTGGCGTCGCGGGCGTCTGCCCGCTCGCGCCGACCCGTCGCGGGGTCGTCCGCGACTGGCTCGACGGCCGGATCGCCCGCAGCGAGGCGGCCGCGCTCGTCGGCGGCGACGATGCGGACTTCGCGCTCGCGACCTACGTCGAGACCCACGACCCGCTCCCGGCGGTCGCGGACGTGGTGGACGCGAAGCTCGCGGGGTCGTCGCCGCTCGGCTCCGGTCTCGGCGCGGACGATCCCCTCGACGACGCGCTCGGATCGCCCGGCGACCTCCGCTGA
- a CDS encoding HIT family protein: MSDDCIFCSIVDGEIPARTVYETDDVLAFLDANPLARGHTLVIPKAHAERVGDLDADLARAVFDAVSELTPRVQDAVDADAANVGINDGEAAGQEVPHVHAHVVPRFEGDGGAPIHAVAGKRPDLSDEDLDAIAARISE, encoded by the coding sequence ATGTCCGACGACTGTATCTTCTGTTCGATCGTCGACGGCGAGATCCCCGCGCGAACGGTGTACGAAACCGACGACGTCCTGGCGTTCCTCGACGCTAACCCGCTCGCGCGCGGCCACACGCTCGTGATCCCGAAGGCGCACGCCGAGCGCGTCGGCGACCTCGACGCCGACCTCGCGCGCGCCGTGTTCGACGCCGTGAGCGAACTCACGCCCCGCGTCCAGGACGCGGTCGACGCCGACGCGGCGAACGTCGGGATCAACGACGGCGAGGCGGCCGGCCAGGAGGTCCCCCACGTCCACGCCCACGTCGTCCCGCGGTTCGAGGGAGACGGCGGCGCGCCGATCCACGCGGTCGCCGGGAAGCGCCCCGACCTCTCGGACGAGGACCTCGACGCGATCGCCGCGCGGATCTCCGAGTAG
- a CDS encoding DUF7538 family protein: MHDEIAALVRQEGWRAEGAAARVHYDGGGDRVAIEFYAAAERVLYWTVPEGAGTGTGSGRESENRGATADAGTVETNTAGTAGTDTAGTAAPIPRETVPDPLRRRIREDLDAAGIDPDAERRGV, translated from the coding sequence ATGCACGACGAGATCGCCGCGCTCGTCCGCCAGGAGGGATGGCGCGCGGAGGGGGCCGCCGCCCGCGTCCACTACGACGGCGGCGGCGACCGGGTCGCGATCGAGTTCTACGCCGCCGCCGAGCGCGTCCTCTACTGGACCGTTCCGGAGGGAGCGGGGACCGGGACGGGGAGCGGGCGCGAGAGCGAGAACCGGGGCGCGACCGCCGACGCCGGCACCGTCGAGACCAATACTGCCGGCACCGCCGGAACAGATACCGCCGGCACCGCCGCGCCGATCCCGCGAGAGACCGTCCCGGACCCGCTGCGGCGGCGGATCCGCGAGGACCTCGACGCCGCGGGGATCGACCCCGACGCCGAGCGACGCGGCGTCTGA
- a CDS encoding MOSC domain-containing protein produces MGHAKEASARDARTGTVERIHVAPDTGGDPEPRESVEAVAGRGLRGDRYFRGEGIYNERDDLDPSDVTLIEAEAVEAAAEAYDVDLAAGEHRRNVTTRGVALNHLVGERFRVGEVVLEGTGLCEPCGYMASHADQPDAKAALEHRGGLDARIVESGTIAVADEVVW; encoded by the coding sequence ATGGGACACGCGAAGGAAGCGTCGGCGCGCGACGCCCGCACCGGCACGGTCGAGCGCATCCACGTCGCCCCGGACACGGGCGGCGACCCCGAGCCGCGGGAGTCCGTCGAGGCGGTCGCCGGTCGGGGGCTGAGGGGGGACCGCTACTTCAGGGGCGAGGGGATCTACAACGAGCGCGACGACCTCGATCCGAGCGACGTCACGCTCATCGAGGCCGAGGCGGTGGAGGCCGCCGCCGAGGCGTACGACGTCGACCTCGCCGCCGGCGAACACCGGCGAAACGTCACGACGCGCGGGGTGGCGCTGAACCACCTCGTCGGGGAGCGGTTCCGCGTCGGCGAGGTCGTCCTCGAGGGGACCGGGCTCTGTGAGCCCTGCGGGTACATGGCGTCACACGCCGATCAGCCCGACGCGAAGGCGGCGCTCGAACACCGCGGCGGGCTCGACGCCCGGATCGTCGAGTCGGGGACGATCGCCGTCGCCGACGAGGTCGTGTGGTGA